The Drechmeria coniospora strain ARSEF 6962 chromosome 02, whole genome shotgun sequence genome has a segment encoding these proteins:
- a CDS encoding glycosyltransferase family 39: protein MARLSSGRSKGSHPPVEERVASGNGQSPAKSKAKAKKTTSYKSEGVKNHDVLLLPSSDYSIALALTALAAIIRFFRIYQPTSVVFDEVHFGGFASKYIKGKFFMDVHPPLAKMLIALTGWLAGYDGVFDFKEIGKDYLEPGVPYVAMRMFPAVCGVALAPFMFLTLKATGCRTLTAAMTAALIIFENGLLTQARLILLDSPLVAATAFSALAFTCFTNQHEQGPSKAFQPAWWFWLVNTGLGLGITVSIKWVGLFTIAWVGALTVVQLWVLLGDNKNVTMRLWAKHFMARVFCLIVIPVTFYLAMFAIHFLCLVNPGDGDGFMSSEFQATLNSKSMTDVPADVIMGSRVSIRHVNTQGGYLHSHPLMYPTGSQQQQITLYPHKDLNNIWLLENQTQPLGVDGEPVNGTDAWDSIEPEYIKNGAILKLFHQPTKRRLHSHDVRPPVTEADWQFEVSAYGFDGFDGDANDLFRVEIVKKKSYGSLAKQRLRTIETKFRLVHVMTGCVLFSHKVKLPEWASEQQEVTCARGGSLPNSLWYVEHNEHPKLGETAEKVNYRRLGFFAKFWELQKVMWQTNAGLTDSHAWDSRPGSWPLLRRGINFWSKSHRQIYLIGNPIIWWASTMTIVIWVLFKTVAVLRWQRSYNDYSSTTFKRFDYEIGTSVLGWALHYFPFYLMGRQLFLHHYFPALYFAIIGLGQLFDYLTVRVPIVRSRKGDSVNKVAVSCFLAMSVIAFIAYSPLAYGNRWTKTECKRVKWIKTWDWDCGHFLDSYGEYATVFDAESTSLGASATGGLAPGTAADGQVFQAESVEYRDQDGNLLNAEQVKALESKGDVKFETKYRTKGQPDHPAPQAAPGAQSVEYRDQDGNILNLEQVKALERNSNVKFETRYGTKPVGEVPGNQAGAPSQKVSYGTESKVEYRDQNGNLLDPEQVKSMKGKVSFETKYETKLRVVDNAGNEVPPPAGGWPADMADGANVPPHPEVEGVDQETPKVEQANKDNEAAASRDGEVESHQAEAKPGEGLEATKRDEL from the exons ATGGCGAGATTGAGCTCCGGCCGGAGCAAGGGCTCGCACCCCCCCGTGGAAGAAAGGGTGGCCTCGGGGAACGGCCAATCGCCGGCCAAGAgcaaggcgaaggcgaagaagacCACGTCGTACAAGTCTGAAGGCGTCAAGAATCACGATGTCCTCCTCCTACCCTCCTCCGACTACTCCATCGCTTTGGCCCTGACGGCCCTTGCTGCCATCATTCGCTTCTTCAGGATCTACCAGCCGACCAGCGTCGTCTTCGACGAGGTCCA CTTCGGCGGCTTCGCCTCCAAGTACATCAAGGGAAAATTCTTCATGGACGTCCATCCACCCCTCGCCAAAATGCTCATCGCCCTCACCGGATGGCTGGCCGGCTACGACGGCGTGTTCGACTTCAAGGAAATCGGCAAGGACTATCTCGAGCCCGGCGTTCCCTACGTCGCCATGAGGATGTTTCCCGCTGTCTGCGGTGTTGCCTTGGCCCCCTTCATGTTCCTCACCCTCAAGGCGACCGGTTGCCGTACCCTGACGGCCGCCATGACGGCCGCGTTGATCATTTTCG AGAACGGCCTCTTGACGCAGGCCCGTCTGATTCTGCTCGACTCGCCGTtggtcgccgccaccgccttcAGTGCCCTCGCCTTCACCTGCTTCACGAACCAGCACGAACAAGGTCCTTCCAAGGCCTTCCAGCCCGCTTGGTGGTTCTGGCTCGTCAACACTGGtcttggcctcggcatcACCGTCAGCATCAAGTGGGTCGGCCTCTTCACCATCGCCTGGGTCGGTGCCTTGACCGTCGTCCAACTTTGGGTCCTGCTCGGCGACAACAAGAACGTCACCATG CGCCTCTGGGCCAAGCACTTCATGGCACGAGTCTTCTGcctcatcgtcatccccgTCACCTTTTACCTCGCCATGTTCGCCATCCATTTCCTCTGCCTCGTCAACCCCGGCGATGGAGACGGCTTCATGAGCTCTGAATTCCAGGCCACGCTGAACAGCAAGAGCATGACGGATGTTCCCGCCGACGTCATCATGGGCAGTCGTGTTTCCATTCGCCACGTCAACACCCAAGGTGGCTACCTGCACTCGCATCCGCTCATGTATCCAACCGgcagccagcagcagcagatcACGCTCTACCCTCACAAGGACTTGAACAACATCTGGCTCCTCGAGAATCAGACCCAGCCGCTtggtgtcgacggcgagcccgtCAACGGCACGGATGCTTGGGACTCGATCGAGCCCGAGTACATCAAGAACGGCGCCATCCTCAAACTCTTCCACCAGCCTACCAAGCGTCGACTTCACTCTCACGATGTCCGCCCTCCTGTTACCGAGGCCGACTGGCAGTTCGAGGTGTCCGCGTACGGCTTTGATGGTTtcgacggtgacgccaaCGACCTGTTCCGCGTTGAAATTGTCAAGAAGAAGTCGTATGGTTCCCTCGCGAAGCAGCGCCTCCGCACCATCGAGACCAAGTTCCGCCTCGTGCACGTCATGACTGGCTGTGTTCTTTTCTCTCACAAGGTCAAGCTGCCCGAGTGGGCAtccgagcagcaggaggtCACCTGCGCCAGGGGAGGTAGCCTTCCCAACAGTTTGTGGTACGTTGAGCACAACGAGCACCCGAAGCTCGGAGAGACGGCCGAAAAGGTCAACTACCGACGCCTCGGCTTCTTCGCCAAGTTCTGGGAACTCCAAAAGGTCATGTGGCAGACCAATGCCGGCCTCACCGATTCGCATGCCTGGGATTCTCGCCCGGGCAGTTGGCCGCTCCTGCGCCGTGGCATCAACTTCTGGTCAAAGAGCCACCGTCAAATCTACCTCATCGGCAACCCCATCATTTGGTGGGCCTCGACCATGACCATCGTCATCTGGGTTCTTTTCAagaccgtcgccgtcctccgaTGGCAACGCAGCTACAACGACTACTCGAGCACCACATTTAAGCGCTTCGACTACGAGATCGGCACTTCCGTCCTCGGCTGGGCTCTGCATTACTTTCCCTTCTACCTCATGGGCCGTCAGCTCTTCCTCCACCACTACTTTCCGGCCCTGTACTTTgccatcatcggcctcggtcagCTGTTCGACTATCTCACTGTTCGAGTCCCCATTGTCCGTTCCCGCAAAGGCGATTCCGTCAACAAAGTCGCCGTCTCCTGCTTTCTTGCCATGTCCGTCATTGCTTTCATCGCATACTCCCCGCTTGCCTACGGCAACAGGTGGACGAAGACCGAATGCAAACGTGTCAAGTGGATCAAGACTTGGGACTGGGATTGCGGCCACTTCCTTGATAGC TACGGAGAGTATGCCACCGTGTTCGATGCCGAATCAACCTCTTTGGGCGCATCTGCGACTGGCGGCTTGGCACCAGGCACCGCGGCCGATGGACAGGTCTTCCAGGCTGAGTCGGTTGAATACCGCGACCAGGACGGCAACCTACTCAACGCCGAACAGGTCAAGGCGCTTGAGAGTAAAGGCGATGTTAAGTTTGAGACGAAGTACAGGACGAAAGGGCAACCTGATCACCCTGCTCCTCAGGCTGCTCCCGGTGCCCAGTCTGTTGAATACCGCGACCAGGACGGCAACATCCTCAATCTCGAACAGGTCAAGGCGCTTGAGCGTAATAGCAACGTCAAGTTTGAGACGAGATACGGGACAAAGCCGGTGGGCGAAGTGCCAGGGAATCAAGCAGGCGCTCCCAGCCAAAAGGTTTCCTATGGCACGGAGTCGAAAGTTGAATATCGTGACCAGAACGGCAACCTCCTCGATCCTGAGCAGGTCAAGTCGATGAAGGGTAAGGTTTCGTTCGAGACGAAGTACGAGACAAAGCTTCGCGTCGTGGACAACGCCGGCAATGAGGTCCCGCCACCAGCAGGCGGCTGGCCGGCTgacatggccgacggcgcaaaCGTCCC